In Antarcticibacterium arcticum, the genomic stretch CAATTTTTTCATTGGAGGCCTCCCGAAATGCCATTTTCCAGAAAAGGTCTTGTTCCCGTAGATTGTTAATGTGTGCCCCAAGGTTAGCTTTAATATTTTCCGGCGTGTCACAGGGGAATTGGCTGTTTTTTCCGGTAAACTCGGCAGCTTTGGGACCCCAGCTGTTACAAAAACTATCTACAAGGCTCAAAGTGCCATTTACCATGATCATTCCCTTATGCGCATTAGGGTAAAGGCTTGCATACCCCGCCTGTAATATCCCACCAAAGGAATGGCCTATAGTTAACCAGGAATCAAAGCCCAGGGCAATTCGTACTTCTTCAAAATCCAAAGCCATTCTCTCCATGGAATAATCATCATCTTTATCTCCGGTAGATCTTCCCACACCACGCTGGTCCAGATAGATTACTGTAAAATTTTGTTCCATAAATTCCCCAAAGAATTTTTCAAACCAAAAGCTTCCGGATCCCGGCCCCCCATGAAGGTATAAAACGGGAGTTCCCTCGCCTTTGACTTTTACGTAAAGATCAATCCCATCTGAGGTGATGATCCTTTTTTCAGTTCCCCGGGCAGAGATGCCCATTGTAAATAATATAAAAGTGAATAATAGTGTTTTCATAAAACAGGTATTTAATGGTCTCTACTAAAATGACAAATAGTGTTGCCGGATGTTACATTTGCTCCGGTATTTTTATAGTATTTTCTTTTTCATCAACACCCACTATCCGGCTCCGTTTCTCGAGGATTATACTATCCCTCCACACATTATTCATCTTTCCAATTTTCTCGCGTTTTCCAATAATCCTGAAACCTG encodes the following:
- a CDS encoding alpha/beta fold hydrolase, which codes for MKTLLFTFILFTMGISARGTEKRIITSDGIDLYVKVKGEGTPVLYLHGGPGSGSFWFEKFFGEFMEQNFTVIYLDQRGVGRSTGDKDDDYSMERMALDFEEVRIALGFDSWLTIGHSFGGILQAGYASLYPNAHKGMIMVNGTLSLVDSFCNSWGPKAAEFTGKNSQFPCDTPENIKANLGAHINNLREQDLFWKMAFREASNEKIVDATINEVPGWNWNFGSLALDQESYWKDYRGFTREIKVPVLFFYGDQDWMVGPEHYKGINFPNMMLWASPGGHFPFIENKEELEASILAYKTNYVL